The Gracilimonas sediminicola sequence GGGCAAAAGCCGGGTTCACCCCGATGATTAACAAAAAAAGTATAGATTTAAATGCCAACGTAATAGCGGTTTTCATAGTCCTGGTATTAGGAGTTGATGGTGTGTAAAATGAGTGCAAGGTCAAACAGCTTATCTTTAGTGACATAGCCTTTGACCTTGAGTTCTTCTGATTTGGTTCTGAATATGTGATTGTCGTGACTGGTCACAATCACCACGTTTGCGGCGGAATCCAGCTGGTTTATTTTCTTTGTGGCTTCAAAACCGGACATAGTGCCCAGCTCGATATCCATAAGTACACAATCGGGTTTCAGGAGCTCATATTGAGCTACCGCCTGTTCCCCGGTTTCACATTCTGTGACCCGTGTAGATGCGCCTTTAAAAACACAAACTAAATTCCTTAGCATGCGACGCATATCCGCATGGTCGTCCACAATCATTATGTTCATTGATAGAATTATTTCTATGAGAAAGGATGTACCCCGATAAGCCAAAAATCCGGTATGCACCCCAGCATCGCTAAAACTGCATTTTAAGAACACCTATATCAATGGGAAGAGCTACTCATTCGTATAGGTACAACTACCCAAATATGCTTAACGAAGTATAGAAACCGGGTTTTTATAACTTCGATGCGTGTTCTACCGCGTATTTAAGAAGAGCATGAGTTCCACTGAGGCCCAGTTTGTTACAAATGTTGTTGCGGTGATTCTGAATAGTTTTAATGCTAACGTTATTCTCATCGGCAATTTCCTGGCTGGTTTTCATCTCAGCCAGTTGCTTTATGATGTTTTTTTCGGTTTTTGTCAACGAATTGAGACCATCCTTATCACTTGCCGGGGCTACAAGTTTACTATTTCTCCTGATGAGAAATTCAGATATGGCGGGACTGAGGTAGTGTTTTCCACTGAGTACCGTTTGAACGCACTGAATGATTTCCGAAACCGTGTTTTCTTTGAGTACATAACCTTTCACGCCAATATCCATGGCTTTGTTGAAAAGAGACTCATCTTTGTACATGGTCAGAAAAATG is a genomic window containing:
- a CDS encoding response regulator, with amino-acid sequence MNIMIVDDHADMRRMLRNLVCVFKGASTRVTECETGEQAVAQYELLKPDCVLMDIELGTMSGFEATKKINQLDSAANVVIVTSHDNHIFRTKSEELKVKGYVTKDKLFDLALILHTINS
- a CDS encoding response regulator transcription factor encodes the protein MGNVVKTLIADDHPLMRNGLQQVLEGHEDFEIITAENGKEALDLIRTQSPQIAILDIEMPELTGFEVAKQVYHEGISIDIIFLTMYKDESLFNKAMDIGVKGYVLKENTVSEIIQCVQTVLSGKHYLSPAISEFLIRRNSKLVAPASDKDGLNSLTKTEKNIIKQLAEMKTSQEIADENNVSIKTIQNHRNNICNKLGLSGTHALLKYAVEHASKL